One Senegalimassilia faecalis genomic window, TGACGGGCTACCGCAAGGGCCACAAGAAGTAGTGGATGCCGGCGGTGCAAGCGGCGCCTATTGCGTTTGCCGCGATCGAAAGCCCCTGCTACTTGGGAATAAACCCAGGTGGCAGGGGCTTTTTGGTGCGGGTCCGGTGGATAACAGTTGTGGGCGGTTTTTGGCGATGATTTTACGCTAGCTCTTCGTTTGTGGTTGGTTATCGATAAGGTTTCGTGCATTCACGAAAAGAAATGGCTGGTCGTGATGCGGCGCTTACCAATAGCACGAGGCCAAACCGCCAGCAACCGAACAGGACACGCAATGGCATCGAGCGCTATGCCGTAGGCCCAAAAACAAACGCCAACGCCAGAAGCGCCGTCAGAAACGCTACGTTGACCAGGGTGAACGTGCGCAGGTAGTGCGTGCGGATGCCGGCTCGGCCGACTGAGACGGCCTTGAACGTGATGAGGCTTGCCATGGACGCGATGAGCGTGCCCAGGCCGCCGAGGTTCGTGCCAACGATAAGCGCCGACCACTGGTCGGTGAGCCTCGACAACAGCACGGCGGCGGGCACGTTGCTGATGACCTGGCTGGCGCCGACAGCCGCCAGCAGCGCGTTACCGTCTACCGCCGCGACCAACGCGTCGTGCAGCAGCGGCACGCGCGCCATGTTGCCCACGAACACGAACAGCGCCACGAACGTGGCAAGCAGCCCCCAGTCGACGCGACGCAGCAAACTGGCGTCAGACAGCGCCGTTGCCAGCAACACCACCGCCAGCAGCATGCGCACGTCTAGCGCACCGGCAACGGCAGCAAAGCACGCAATGAATAGCGCCAGGTAGAGCGCGAATCGGATGGGATGGGTGGTGAATTCGGAAGATTTTGCCTGGCCGCCAGGGCGTTCGCCTTCGGAAGAGCCCGGCCCACTCGGCGAGCAGAATGTTCTGGCATCGTTCGCATCCGCATTGCTTTCGCGATGAGTTTGCTGCCGATTGCGGACAACCGCGACCGAGCTCGTCACGCTTTCGGACTTCGCCAGCCCCTTCCCCTTCGCCATCTGGGTAGGCTTTTCGCGAAACGCCAGAGTAATCACGGCGGTCAACAGAGCGGCCGACGCCAACGTGTACGGGGCCATGAGCAGGAGAAACTCGCGTATGCTCATGCCCGACGCCGTGAACAGGTACAGATTTTGCGGATTGCCGACGGGCGTGAGCATGCTGCCCAGGTTCGCCGCCACCGTCATAAGCGTGGCCACCAGGCACAGGCGCGCTTCCATGTTCGCGCGGCGCAGCACCACCAGCGCCAACGGCACGAACGTGATGAGCGCCACGTCGTTCGTCACCAACATGCTGGCGAAAAACGCAAGGGCTACCAGCGCTGCGGCCACGGCGCGCGGCGTGCGGGCACGCGCGACCAGCCATGCGCCCGCCGAATCCAGCACACCGAGCTTGCGGAAGCCCGCCACCACCGTCATCAGGCAAAACAGCAGCGCAAGCGTATGCCAGTCGATGTAGTGCGCATAAGCGGCGTCCGGCGGCACCAGCGCACAAGACGCCAGCGCGGCTGCGGCCGCCACCGCCAGCACGGCCTCGCGCGCAAGAAAGGCGCGGATGCGGGCCCCAATGGACCCACGGGGCCGCTTGTTCATGCTGCGCTCCTTTCTTCGCCGCTCGACTGATTAAAACGTGCTTGCCATCAGGTGTTTTGCGGCTGGTCAGCAGCGCTTTCCGTAAACCCTGATAAAGCAAAAAAGGGGCCGGCATTGCCCTGCCGGCCCCTTCCGCGGCTGTCACACAAGCTAGCCTGCCCGCAAACGCTCAAGCTGCCGGCGGCTATTTGATGAACATCGCGTCGCCGAACGAGAGCATGCGGTAGCGTTCGCTGATGGCGTGCTGGTATGCGTTCATAACGTTCTCGCGACTGCTGAAGGCGCTGACCAGCATCATGAGCGTGCTGCGCGGCACGTGGAAGTTCGTGATGAGCGCGTCGACCACGTGGAACTGGCTGCCCGGCAGCAGGTACAGGCTGGTAGCGTCGCGGTTGCGCGGCGTGATGGCGCCCTGCCCGTCGTTCGCGGCCGGGTCCCACGCGCTTTCCAGGCTGCGCACGCTGGTGGTGCC contains:
- a CDS encoding SLC13 family permease — its product is MNKRPRGSIGARIRAFLAREAVLAVAAAAALASCALVPPDAAYAHYIDWHTLALLFCLMTVVAGFRKLGVLDSAGAWLVARARTPRAVAAALVALAFFASMLVTNDVALITFVPLALVVLRRANMEARLCLVATLMTVAANLGSMLTPVGNPQNLYLFTASGMSIREFLLLMAPYTLASAALLTAVITLAFREKPTQMAKGKGLAKSESVTSSVAVVRNRQQTHRESNADANDARTFCSPSGPGSSEGERPGGQAKSSEFTTHPIRFALYLALFIACFAAVAGALDVRMLLAVVLLATALSDASLLRRVDWGLLATFVALFVFVGNMARVPLLHDALVAAVDGNALLAAVGASQVISNVPAAVLLSRLTDQWSALIVGTNLGGLGTLIASMASLITFKAVSVGRAGIRTHYLRTFTLVNVAFLTALLALAFVFGPTA